In Amblyraja radiata isolate CabotCenter1 chromosome 30, sAmbRad1.1.pri, whole genome shotgun sequence, a single window of DNA contains:
- the LOC116989866 gene encoding E3 ubiquitin-protein ligase PPP1R11-like: MERAPERGAMAETASSSATITETVDSTQPAPTENRSITIRLRKRKTNKKVEWSSDTVDNEHLGRRSSKCCCIYEKPRAFGESSSESEEENGGCGNAHCLRGHKKPFPGAASAGPAGGGASSKPGGPPDKPHPPEPAHSPKHPTLRHPHLPHK, from the exons ATGGAGAGGGCGCCGGAGCGCGGAGCCATGGCTGAGACCGCCAGCTCTTCAGCCACCATCACCGAGACGGTGGACAGCACGCAGCCCGCCCCAACC GAGAACCGCAGCATCACCATCCGCCTGAGGAAGCGGAAAACAAACAAGAAGGTGGAGTGGTCCAGTGACACTGTGGACAACGAGCATCTGGGCCGTCGCTCCTCCAAGT GTTGCTGCATTTACGAGAAGCCTCGAGCGTTCGGGGAGAGCAGCTCGGAGAGCGAAGAGGAGAACGGCGGCTGCGGCAACGCTCACTGCCTGCGGGGCCACAAGAAGCCCTTCCCGGGAGCTGCTAGTGCGGGGCCCGCTGGCGGGGGGGCCAGCAGCAAGCCCGGGGGTCCCCCCGACAAACCCCACCCCCCAGAGCCGGCCCACAGCCCCAAACACCCCACCCTCCGGCACCCCCACCTGCCCCACAAATGA